The candidate division KSB1 bacterium genome contains the following window.
TTGGCCAATTACTTCGAATTGATCACCATTGACCACGATAGCAGTGTTTTCATCCAGGCCGATGCCAAGCAATTTCGGATGCGCCTTTATAATTTCGATCAAATCGAATTGCCGGTTTCGTCTCAAAAGGTGTTGATCGATAGCACTGTTTTTGAGAAAGCCAAGCCCCACTTCATGATCTCCCATCATGATCGTGTTGGTTTTGGAATCGCCCCTTGCCAAATAGGAACCCTGGATGGTGGCTCCCGCTGAGGAGCCGCCTATTACCCCACCTCGTTCTAATAAATTCCACAGTTCATCATGAACTTTTGTATTCAAATAAGAATCTGCCAAACGCCATTGCCGCCCGCCGGAAAACCAAACTCCTCGGGCCTTTTTAATCACATTTACAAATTCGACTGTATTTGCCACTTTTGGATCTTTGGTGTGGAGAACAGTCAGGTCGGTAGCTCCAGCAGCTTTGAATTGACGCAGTCCACGCCAGTATTGATCGTAAGTCTCACCTCCGCCTGCAGTTGGAATTACCACAATTGGAACGTCCGCGCCACCGGCCAGGTCCAAGAATCTTTTGATAATTTCTTCACCCCGAACAGCTCCGCCAGCGATTACCAGAGAACCGTTGGCAGGACCGATTTCCTGGGCGTGAATGCTGATAGTTTGAACAGCTACAAATAAGATAACATAGATCACTTTTGACAAGTATTTCTGAACTCTCATTATTTAGTCTCCATATTATTTTACTTCACTTTATGTTCACTCTTTGGATTTCTCATCTAATGTACGTTTCAAAATCGGCAATGTAGCTTTGTCTTTTTCACTACCAAGATGTTCTTTAATTTCGATAATAGTTTTTAGATTTAAAATTCTAATCTTCATTTCTCCTTCAATTTCTAACCTGATCTATTCATAAACTTTTTACTGTCATCCAGAAAGGATCTATTTTGCAACTATTTATTTAATACTAACAATTATGCTTTTTCAATTTTATGGAAATAGATCCCGTTGCGGCAGGCTGTCGCAAAATGCACAACATCATCTGAAATGTCATTCTGAGCGCCAGCGAAGAATCTTGTTGGTACTGCCCTTAATAACCTGATTATACGATAGTTACAACGAGTTTCAAACAAGATCCTTCACTCCGCTTCGCTCCGTTCAGGATGACAATTCCAGGCTTTTTGCCTATTCTGCGACAGCCTGTGCGACGGGATGACAACTTTGGAAACTCAAGCTTAAATCCATAATTCATGAATTATTCAAGCCAATCTATCTGTTTTATCGATTAGGTCATCGTATTCCATGGCCATCCCTATGGTTCCTAAAATGATCAAGTGGTCCTAATTTTTCATTAAAAGATGATGGCCAGGAGAATTCAGATGATTCTTTTTGGGTTTTAACCTACGTTCCGGTTGCTCCCTGTAATAGG
Protein-coding sequences here:
- a CDS encoding cyanophycinase, encoding MRVQKYLSKVIYVILFVAVQTISIHAQEIGPANGSLVIAGGAVRGEEIIKRFLDLAGGADVPIVVIPTAGGGETYDQYWRGLRQFKAAGATDLTVLHTKDPKVANTVEFVNVIKKARGVWFSGGRQWRLADSYLNTKVHDELWNLLERGGVIGGSSAGATIQGSYLARGDSKTNTIMMGDHEVGLGFLKNSAIDQHLLRRNRQFDLIEIIKAHPKLLGIGLDENTAIVVNGDQFEVIGQSYVAIYDYNSSIDSGGLFYFLAPGDRFNLKTREAVRPRTDRQPIERVVKKGWTEKD